ACCGGTCATCTACGGCAGCCTCAACTGGAAGAATCCGGCAACGGCCCACACCGTCATCCAGGCATCGATCCCCCCGTTGTCCGTCGACCCGAACAGCACGATGATGGTCGGCTACGGCGTCAGCAAGGACCGCGGACGATTCAGTTACGACTCGGGCCGCGGTGACGCGGTGCTGCACTGGCCGAAGAACGGCGACGCCGCCATCCAGTGGAAGCACATCCACCGCACCGCATCTCGTATCGCCGGACCGTCCGGACGGCTCATCGACACCAACGCCGCGCTCAACACCACATGGCACAGCCTCGGTGGCGCCTGCATGGGCACGGTGTGCGACCTCGACGGGCGAGTCCACGGCCAGCGCGGCCTCTACGTCATCGACGGCGCATTGCTCCCCGGCAACACCGCCGCCTGCAATCCGTCGATGACCATCGCCGCCGTCGCCGAACGCGCGCTCGACAACATCGTCGCCTCCGACGTCGGACGGATCATCTGATCGCGAAGACCTGTGTACGGTCGGCAGTTCGGGAGGGGGAACGGCGGGGCGGTGAGAACGGCGGGGCGGTGAGAACGGCGGGGCGGTGAGAAATCACGGGGGAAGCGGACAGTCCCCTCGCTCTTCTAACGTATAGCGCAGAGGGGGCCTTGCGGCAAGGCCCCCGGTGGGGTGCAGGATTGGGTCCTCGTCCGCGACAGATCGGAGTCCCCATACATGCGCAGCTCGACGACCAGCGCGTTCAATCTCCCCGAGAGTCGTGCGTTCAAAGACGCTCTTGCGCTGATCGATGCCGACGAGGACCACTTCGCGTTGATCGCGGAGAGCCTCGAACTGTCTGTCGACGGGTTGACCCGACGGTTGGAGTCACTCCGCAAGTCGCCCGGCGGCAAGGGACGTCAGGCCGCGGACCGCGATCTCGAGATCCATCAGGTCACCGCCCGCCTGCGCACCCTGCGACGATTCAGTCTGGACCTGTGCCTCGGCCGGGTCGTGTTCGACGACGGCCAGGAGACCCTGTACATCGGCCGGATCGGTCTGACCGATGCCGCCGGCCGGACTCTGCTGGTGGACTGGCGTACGCCCGCCGCGGAGCCGTTCTTCGCGGCCACGCCGGCCAATCCACTGGGGGTGGCGAGCCGACGCCGGTATCGCTGGACCCACGGCCGGATCACCGACTACTGGGACGAGGTGTTCACCGCCGATGCCGTGGACGGTCACGTCTCGCTCGACGACGAATCCGCGTTCATCGCGAGTCTCGGCGCCAGCCGTTCACCCAGGATGCGCGACGTCCTGGGCACCATCGCGTCCGATCAGGACGCGATCATCCGCGCGGGCTCGCGGGGTGCGCTGGTCGTCGACGGCGGCCCGGGCACCGGCAAGACGGTCGTCGCCCTGCACCGGGCCGCGTACCTCATCTACGCCGATCCGCGGCTGAGTGGCAACCGGGGCGGTGTCCTGGTGGTCGGGCCCCACGAGCCGTACCTCGCCTATGTCGCCGACGTGCTCCCCAGTCTCGGCGAGGAGAGTGTGCAGACCTGCACCCTGCGCGACCTGGTGGCCGAAGGCCGTGCGGCCGGGGTCGAGGCCGACCCGCGGGTCGCCGATCTGAAGTCGACGACCCAACTCGTGTCGGCGATCGAGACCGCGGTGAAGTGGTACGAGGAACCGCCACGCACGGATCTGACGGTCGAGACCCATTGGGACGAGGTACGGCTCACGGTCGCGGATTGGGCGCGCGCCTTCGATGTGCCCGAGCCGGGTACGCCGCACAACGAGGGACGTGACCAGATCTGGGCGGAACTGGTGCGGATCATCCGCGACAAGCACCACGACGACGTGCCGGTCGACCTGCTGCGGAAATCGTTGGCGCGCAACGAACAGCTGACCAAGGCCGTCAACCGGGCGTGGCCTGTCCTCGAACCAACCGACGTGATCGCCGACCTCTGGTCGGTGCCCGCGTTCCTGAGGATGTGCGCGCCCTGGCTCAGCGCCGACGAGATCGCGCTCATGCAGCGCGAGGACCCGTACGGATGGACCGTGTCCGACCTGCCGCTGCTGGATGCGGCGCGGCAGCGTATCGGCGACCCCGCGGCGTCGCGGCACCGCCGTCAGCGGGAGGAGGTTCTCCGCTCCGAGCGGGCGCGCATGGATCAGGTGGTCGACGATCTCCTCGACGCGCACACCTACGACGACGGTGAAGGGTTGACGACGATGTTGCGCGGTCAGGACCTGCGCGACTCGTTGGTCGACCAGTCGGCGGCACCGGCACTCGACGCCGACGCCCTCGCCGGGCCGTTCGCCCACATCATCGTCGACGAGGCCCAGGAGCTGACCGATGCCGAATGGCAGATGCTGTTGAGCCGCTGCCCGTCCCGCAGTTTCACCGTCGTCGGAGATCGGGCCCAGGCCCGGAACGGGTTCACCGAGTCCTGGACGGAGCGCCTGGAACGCACCGGATTCCGCAGCGTGACGATGGCGTCACTGAGCATCAACTACCGGACCCCCGAAGAGATCATGACCGAGGCGGAGCCGGTCATCCGGGCGGCGCTGCCGGACGCCAACGTCCCGACATCCATCCGCAGCAGCGGTCTCCCGGTGATCCACGGCCCGGTATCGGACCGGGACACGATCCTCGCGGACTGGGCCGCCACCCATGCCGAGGGAACCGCCTGCGTGATCGGCGACCCCACCTTCGACGCGACGTCGGGTACCGGCAACATCGCGACCGGCCCGCAACGATTCGACGTCCGATCGCTGAGCCCGGAGCATGCGAAGGGGCTGGAGTTCGACCTCGTCATCCTGGTCGATCCCGCGGAGTTCGGCACCGGCGTCCGCGGTGCCGTCGACCGATATGTGGCGATGACCCGGGCGACCCTGCAATTGGTGGTCCTGACCACACCCGATCAGGCTCCCGAGCTTTCTCGCTGATCCACTCATCCGCCCGTCCGACGTCTCCGAATACCTGCCGACGCGCCCGGCGGGGCGTGAGCATGCCGTGGCCCGGGCCGGAGGAGTTGATCTGCAGATGCGCACCTCGGATCCCGACGTCGTCGCCTTGGTCGACGACGTCCTGTACCAGCATGTCGAAGAGCACTGCAGCGTCCTGACCGGCGTCGACGACGAGCTGGCACCGCTGACGGATTCCCTGCGCGGCGCGGTGGGCGGCGGCAAACGCGTGCGGGCCACGTTCTGTCTGCTCGGGGCCCAGGGTGCATCCGGCGGTCACCGTGTCCCGGGCGTCGTCGAGGCCGCCGCGGCCATCGAACTGTTCCATCTCGCCGCCCTCGTCCACGACGACCTGATGGACAACAGCGCCGATCGTCGTGGCAGGCCGACCGTGCACCGGTCGTTCACCGAGGAGCATCTGCGGGCGGAGCGACTCGGCGACCCGGCGGCACACGGTGCAGCCGTGGCCATCATGGCCGGTGACCTCTGTCTGATGTGGTCCGACGATCTGATCGCCCGCGGCCTCGCGACCGCCGACGGCACGGTCGCCGGTGCCGCACGCCGCGAGTGGCAGGGCATGCGCGACGAGGTCTTCGCCGGTCAGTTCCTGGACATGCTCAGCCAGACCCAGTCGGCGACGTCGAAACATCGTGCACTACAGGTGCTTCGGTTCAAGAGCGCCGAGTACACCGTCGCACGGCCGCTGCGTCTCGGCGGAAGTCTCGCCGGCGCCACACCCGACCTGCTCGACCGATTCGACCGGATCGGGCTCGCGGCCGGTGAGGCATTTCAGCTCCGCGACGACCTGCTCGGTGTCTTCGGCGACCCGGGACGGACTGGGAAACCCGTCATCGACGACATCCGTGAGGGCAAGCGCACACTGCTCGTCGCGTTCGCCGAGGAGCGGGCGTCCCGATCCGAAAGGCGCGTGCTGGCCGATCATCTCGGAAAGCCGGAGCTGACCGAGGACGAACTGCGCATGGTGTGCGAGGTGTTGATCCGGACCGATGCGGCACGACTCGTCGAGGAGCGGATCGACGACCTGGCCGATCGAGCACTGCGTGGCGTCGACGACCTCCCCGTCGACGACCGCACGAAGGCCGAGTTGTCAGCGCTCATCAGGCGATGTGTCTGGCGCGACGCGTGACCGGGGCACCCCGAACCGACCACGGTGTGGTGGTCGAACTCCGTGTGTGGCACGTCGATTCGATCGTGCAGGCGGTGCGGCGGGTGGCGGGCGACCGCCGGCGCCTCCGCACTCTGCCCGGTCTGCTGTTCGCCAAGTCGCTCGGCACCGGCTCGGGACGCACGTTCACCATGCGCGACGCCGATCCGCACCGCTGGGCTCTGCTCACCGTCTGGCAGGACGGCGATGCCGCCGCAGACGGCGCGAATGCCGAAGTGCTGCAGTCGTGGGCGGCCAACAGCGACGAAGAACTCCGCGTGACCATGCGGCCGCTGACCTCGCGCGGCGCCTGGTCACGCACGGATCCGTTCGGCGCAGGCCGGGCGGCAGACCGGAACACCTGGTCCGGTCCCGTCGCCGCCATCACCCGGGCACGACTGCGGCCCACCCGGATGCTGTCGTTCTGGCGTGCGGTGCCCCCGGTCGCCGACGCCCTCACCGACGCATCCGGCCTGCGTCTCGCCGTCGGCATCGGCGAATCCCCGATCGGGCTGCAGGGCACCTTCTCCCTGTGGGATTCGACCGACTCGCTGACCTCGTTCGCGTATCGTTCTCCGGCCCACGTGTCCGCGGTGCGGCGGACCAAGCCGGCCCGCTGGTATGCGGAGGAGCTGTTCGCCCGACTCGCCGTCACCGACGTCGTCGGCACGTATCAGGGGCGCACCCCGTGAGCGCCTCACCGGGTCGGACGGTGCTGGGGCGGACGGTGCTGGGGCGGACGGTGCTGGGGAATCGCCGTGCCATGGCCACCGGTGACGGACCACGCCGGTGGACGCGGGTTGTCGCCTGGGTGTTGTTCGGGGCCACCGTGATCGTGCAGATCATCTTCCCGTACACCGACGGCGGCACCCTGTCACTGACCGTCGCCAGCGTGCTCCTCCTCACCGCGGCGGTGATCGTCGACGTCGGCGTCACCCGCGGTCCGGGCGCCGCGATGATCCTGGTGGTGGTCGCCGGTGGTGGCGGGTTGCTCGCCGAGACGATCGGAGTGCACACGGGCCTCCCCTTCGGAACCTATTCGTATTCCGGCACACTCGGCCCCGAGGTGCTCGGCGTCCCGGCCCTCGTCCCGTGCGCCTGGATCATGATGGCCTGGCCCGCACTCGCCGCGGCCCGGCGCCTGGTGGGTACCCGTCGACGGTGGGCGACGGCCGCGGTCGCGGCCCTGGCACTGACGTCGTGGGACGTGTTCCTCGACCCTCAGATGGTCGATCAGGGTCATTGGGAGTGGCGATACCCGACGCCCGCCATCCCCGGGGTGGAGGGGATTCCCGTCACGAACTTCGTCGGCTGGATGCTGGTCTCGCTGGTCATGATGGTGTTGCTCGACCGGTTCATCTCGCGCGGTCCGTCGACACCACCGCCGGCGGACGCCCTGCCGATCGCCGTCTACCTGTGGACCTACGTGTCGTCGGTGCTGGCACATGCGGTCTTCTTCGGCCGCCCGCCGGTGGCGCTGGTCGGCGGCCTGATCATGGGCGTCGTCGCAGTGCCGTTGGCGATCAATGTCATCCGTGAGGTGCGAGATGCGCGGTGAGATGCTCGCACGCGCGGCGGTGTGGTCGGGGACCGCAACCGCCGTCGCCTCCCTCGCCCTGACGATCGACAACGCCCGGCGCATCCGGCGTCCCGATCATGACGCGGCGCCCGCACCGGAGTCGCTCACGGTGCTGCTCCCGGTCCGCGACGAGGTCGACAACGTCGCGGCCTGCCTCGACTCCATCGGTGCGGCGGCCGACCGATGGCCGGGTCCGGTACACATCATGGTCCTCGACGACGAATCGACCGACGGCACCGCAGATGTGTTGGTCGACCTCGCGGTTCGTGACCGGCGCATCGAGGTGCTGTCGGGCAGTCCACCGCCGCCGGGATGGCTCGGCAAGGCATGGGCGTGTGAGCAGTTGTCCGGCAGGGTGTTTCACGACGGTGTCCTGATCTTCGTCGACGCCGACGTCCGGGTCGCGCCGTCGGCCTTCGCGGCGTCGGTCGCGCTGCTGCGCCAGACCGGTCTCGACCTGGTGTCGCCGTATCCGCGACAGATCGTCGGCGGTCCGGTCGAACGTCTCGTCCAGCCGCTGCTGCAGTGGTCGTGGATGAGCACCCTGCCACTCGGCCTGGCCGAACGCTCACCTCGGCCGTCGCTGTCCGCGGCGAACGGACAACTGCTGGTGGTGGATGCGGCCGCGTACCGCCGTGCCGGCGGGCACGGGGCGGTGCGGGACGAGGTGCTCGAGGACATCGGTCTGCTGCGGGCCATCAAACGATCAGGCGGCCGCGGAGTGGTCGTCGAGGGCAGCGAGCTGGCGACCTGCCGCATGTACGACGGGTGGCAGGAGGTCCGCGGCGGCTACGGCAAGTCGCTGTGGACAGCATTCGGTTCGATCCCAGGAACGGTCGCGGTCACCGCGTTGCTGATCCTCGGATACGTGGTCCCCGCGGTCGCGGCGACGCGCGGATCGCCGGTCGGTGCGCTCGGCTACCTGGCGGGCGTCGCGTCACGGGCCATCACGGCCCGCCGGACCGGTGGCCGGGTGTGGCCCGACGCGTTCGCACACCCGCTGTCCGTCGTCGCATTCGCGGCGCTCACCACGGATTCGGTGGTGGCGCATCGTCGCGGGCGGCTGCGGTGGAAGGGCCGACAGGTGAGCTCGTGACGCGGATCATCGTGGTGGGGGCCGGGGTCGGCGGACTGGCCGTCGCGATCCGACTGCAGGCGCAGGGCCACCAGGTCCTGGTCCTCGAGCAGGCCGAGGAGGTAGGCGGGAAGCTCGGCGTCCTCCACCACGACGGCTTCACCTTCGACACCGGGCCGTCTCTGGTGACCATGCCGCACATCCTGGAGGAACTCTTCGCCGACACCGGCGCACCGCTGTCGGAGGTCCTCACCCTGCAGCGACTGCCCGTCGCCGCCCGCTACCGCTTCCCGGACGGCACGGAACTGGACATGCCCGGCGAACTCGATGACATCCCGGCTGCGCTCGACGATGCACTGGGCCCCGGCACGGGCGATCAGTGGTCATCGTTCCTCCGCCGGGCCGAGAGGATCTGGGATGCCACCCACGGCCCATTCCTGGAATCACCGGTCACGTCCGCCGACATGATCCGGATGGCCCTGCGACCGGCCGATCTCCTCCGGGTGGCGCCCTGGCGTACGTTGCGGGGTGTGGGCCACCGCTATCTGCGTGACCCGCGGCTGGTGATGCTGCTCGACCGCTACGCCACGTACACCGGCTCGGACCCGCGGCGCGCGCCGGCCGCGCTCGCATCGGTGCCGTGGACCGAGCAGGCCTGGGGATCCTGGTATGTGCGAGGCGGTCTCGGCACCATCGCGACCGCGCTCAGGAATCGCTTCGAGGATCTCGGCGGTCGGGTCGAGACGGGCACCGAGGTCGCCGAGATCACCACTTCCGCCGGTCGGGTCGACGGCGTCGTCGCGGGCATGAAGCATCGATCGGCCGATCTCGTCGTGGCGAACGCCGACGCGCACGAGGTCTACGATCGGCTCGTCCTCGACCACCGGGCCCTACGCGAGGGCAGCCGGATTCGGCGCACCACCCCATCTCTGTCCGGGTTCGTCATGCTGTTGGCGGTCGACGACCCACCCGCCGATCAGCCGCATCACCAGGTGCTGTTCGCCGAGGACTACGACGCCGAGTTCGATGCCGTGTTCGGCCGTGGGGGCAGTCATCGTCCGGTGGAGCGGCCCACCGTCTACATCTCCGCACCGGACGATCCCGCCGTGGTGCCCGGGCCCCGGACCGGGGCGTGGTTCGTACTCGTGAACGCTCCGCCCCACGACACCGGACTCGGAACCGATTGGGACGCTCCGGGTCTGGCCAACAGCTACGCCGACCAGGTGATGGCCGTCATGGCCGAACGCGGAGTGGACGTCGCCGACCGGATTCGGCACCGGATCATCCTCACCCCGGCGGACCTCGAGCGGCGGACGATGACGCCCGGCGGCTCGATCTACGGCACGGCCTCCAACGGTCCGCGAGCGGCATTCCTCCGGCCCGCCAATACCTCCCCCGTTCCGGGGCTCTATCTGGTCGGCGGGTCGTCGCATCCGGGAGGCGGGCTACCTCTGGTGATGCTGTCGGCGCGGATCGTCGCCGACCTCATCGGTCGGTCGGGATAGTCGCTCGAGAGATCACGTACCAGACCGCGAGACAACGGCTTCCGGCACCGGCAGCGGCCCGACGGAGCGGTCTCCGCGGACGCGCTTCCGGACGAGTTCGGCGCTGATCAGGCACATCGGCAACCCGATTCCCGGTGTGGTGCTCCCTCCGGCATAGAAGAGACCCGAGACCTTGCGGGAGCGGTTCGCGGCACGCAGGAATGCGCTCTGCCGCAGCGTGTGTGCGGGACCCAGCGCACCCCCGGACCACGAGTTGAGATCGGTGACGAAGTCGGCGGGACCGACCGTCCGCCGCACGACGACACGGTCGGCGAGGTCGGGCACGCCGGCCCAGCGGGCCACCATCTCGATGGCATGGTCGGCGGTCTGCTCGATGAGCGGGTCCCCGGTCCCGTCGATACCTCCGCGCCCCAGCCCGGGATCGGCCGGGACCGGCACCAGGATGAACAGATTCTCGTGATCTGCCGGAGCCACCGAGCCGTCGGTCGCCGACGGCTTGCACACATACAGCGATGCGGGAGTCGGTATCCGCGTGGGTTTCTCGAAGATCGAGTCGAAGTTCGCCGTCCAGTCCTCGGTGAAGAACAGTGAGTGATGCTGCAGTTCGGGCACGGGGCCGCGCACGCCGAGGTAGACGAGGACCGCGCCCGGACCGGATGTCGCGCGATCCCACCAGCGCTGCGGGAACGTCTGCAGTTCCGGTGGCAGCAACCTGGTCTCGACGTGATGGAGATCGGCGGCACCGACGACGATGTCGGCCGGGACGATCTCGGTACCGCCGCCCGGCGTGCGCACCTCGACGCCGCTGACCGCGGGCCGTCGGCGACGAGCCGGCGAGGTGGGCCTGCGTGACTCGGTGAGGATCGCGGTTGCCGGCGTCGACGTGCGGATGCGCACTCCGCGTTGCTCGGCCAGCCTCACGAGCGCGTCGACGAGTCGGGTGAATCCGCCATCGGGATAGCGCACCCCGTCGGCGAGATCCAACAGGCTCATCAGGTGATACATCGCCGGTGCGCGGTCGGGTGAGGAGCCGAGGAACACCGCGGGATAGCCGAGGATCTGGCGCAGACGCCGGTCGCGGAAGCGCGCCGCGATGTGCTTGTCGAGGGTACCGACGAGCAGGGCGGCCAGACGCGGGGCGTTCGCGAGGACGTCGCGCCCGAGGAATGCCCGCGGTGAGTCGAAATTGGTGTACAGGAACCGTTGCACCGCAAGGTCGTAGGCGTGTCGCGCCGATGCCAGGTACTCGTCGAATGCTACGCCCGCTCCCGGCTCGACGGCATCGAAGAGCGCCCGGTTGACGGACTCGTCGGCCATGATGTCGATGCTCTCGTCGTGCCCTTCGAAGAAGACGCGATAGCCGGGATCGAGACGTCGCAGGTCGATCTGTTCGGCGGTCGTCGTACCGAGTAGTCCGAAGAAGTGGTCGAAGACGTCGGGCATCAGCCACCACGACGGCCCGGTGTCGAAGCGGAAGCCGTCCCGGCTCCATGAGCCTGCCCGACCACCCGGTTGCTCGTTCTTCTCCACCACCTCGACGTCGTGCCCGTCCTCGGCCAGCAAGGCCGCGGTCGCCAGGCCGGCCACCCCGCCGCCGATGACGACGATTCTCTTCGGCGCGCCGGTCACCCGTGGACCGCCCCGGCCGGCGCGGGCCTCGGCTGCCCGCGACGCAGCGCCGCGGCGGTCGCGATCCTCGCCTTGGCCGCCGACGACACCCGCACGCGTTGCCGCAATGCGACGTCGGCCGGCGTGTCTCGCAGCCGGGTCGAGAGCGCGGCGAAGAGATCGTGGGCGGTGCAGACGGCGATCCGGCTGCTGCGCGGCAGTCTCGGGATCACCGCGGCCGCG
This sequence is a window from Gordonia insulae. Protein-coding genes within it:
- a CDS encoding monooxygenase; translated protein: MTGAPRTDHGVVVELRVWHVDSIVQAVRRVAGDRRRLRTLPGLLFAKSLGTGSGRTFTMRDADPHRWALLTVWQDGDAAADGANAEVLQSWAANSDEELRVTMRPLTSRGAWSRTDPFGAGRAADRNTWSGPVAAITRARLRPTRMLSFWRAVPPVADALTDASGLRLAVGIGESPIGLQGTFSLWDSTDSLTSFAYRSPAHVSAVRRTKPARWYAEELFARLAVTDVVGTYQGRTP
- a CDS encoding polyprenyl synthetase family protein, which encodes MRTSDPDVVALVDDVLYQHVEEHCSVLTGVDDELAPLTDSLRGAVGGGKRVRATFCLLGAQGASGGHRVPGVVEAAAAIELFHLAALVHDDLMDNSADRRGRPTVHRSFTEEHLRAERLGDPAAHGAAVAIMAGDLCLMWSDDLIARGLATADGTVAGAARREWQGMRDEVFAGQFLDMLSQTQSATSKHRALQVLRFKSAEYTVARPLRLGGSLAGATPDLLDRFDRIGLAAGEAFQLRDDLLGVFGDPGRTGKPVIDDIREGKRTLLVAFAEERASRSERRVLADHLGKPELTEDELRMVCEVLIRTDAARLVEERIDDLADRALRGVDDLPVDDRTKAELSALIRRCVWRDA
- a CDS encoding phytoene desaturase family protein; amino-acid sequence: MTRIIVVGAGVGGLAVAIRLQAQGHQVLVLEQAEEVGGKLGVLHHDGFTFDTGPSLVTMPHILEELFADTGAPLSEVLTLQRLPVAARYRFPDGTELDMPGELDDIPAALDDALGPGTGDQWSSFLRRAERIWDATHGPFLESPVTSADMIRMALRPADLLRVAPWRTLRGVGHRYLRDPRLVMLLDRYATYTGSDPRRAPAALASVPWTEQAWGSWYVRGGLGTIATALRNRFEDLGGRVETGTEVAEITTSAGRVDGVVAGMKHRSADLVVANADAHEVYDRLVLDHRALREGSRIRRTTPSLSGFVMLLAVDDPPADQPHHQVLFAEDYDAEFDAVFGRGGSHRPVERPTVYISAPDDPAVVPGPRTGAWFVLVNAPPHDTGLGTDWDAPGLANSYADQVMAVMAERGVDVADRIRHRIILTPADLERRTMTPGGSIYGTASNGPRAAFLRPANTSPVPGLYLVGGSSHPGGGLPLVMLSARIVADLIGRSG
- a CDS encoding carotenoid biosynthesis protein, with product MATGDGPRRWTRVVAWVLFGATVIVQIIFPYTDGGTLSLTVASVLLLTAAVIVDVGVTRGPGAAMILVVVAGGGGLLAETIGVHTGLPFGTYSYSGTLGPEVLGVPALVPCAWIMMAWPALAAARRLVGTRRRWATAAVAALALTSWDVFLDPQMVDQGHWEWRYPTPAIPGVEGIPVTNFVGWMLVSLVMMVLLDRFISRGPSTPPPADALPIAVYLWTYVSSVLAHAVFFGRPPVALVGGLIMGVVAVPLAINVIREVRDAR
- the helR gene encoding RNA polymerase recycling motor ATPase HelR, which produces MRSSTTSAFNLPESRAFKDALALIDADEDHFALIAESLELSVDGLTRRLESLRKSPGGKGRQAADRDLEIHQVTARLRTLRRFSLDLCLGRVVFDDGQETLYIGRIGLTDAAGRTLLVDWRTPAAEPFFAATPANPLGVASRRRYRWTHGRITDYWDEVFTADAVDGHVSLDDESAFIASLGASRSPRMRDVLGTIASDQDAIIRAGSRGALVVDGGPGTGKTVVALHRAAYLIYADPRLSGNRGGVLVVGPHEPYLAYVADVLPSLGEESVQTCTLRDLVAEGRAAGVEADPRVADLKSTTQLVSAIETAVKWYEEPPRTDLTVETHWDEVRLTVADWARAFDVPEPGTPHNEGRDQIWAELVRIIRDKHHDDVPVDLLRKSLARNEQLTKAVNRAWPVLEPTDVIADLWSVPAFLRMCAPWLSADEIALMQREDPYGWTVSDLPLLDAARQRIGDPAASRHRRQREEVLRSERARMDQVVDDLLDAHTYDDGEGLTTMLRGQDLRDSLVDQSAAPALDADALAGPFAHIIVDEAQELTDAEWQMLLSRCPSRSFTVVGDRAQARNGFTESWTERLERTGFRSVTMASLSINYRTPEEIMTEAEPVIRAALPDANVPTSIRSSGLPVIHGPVSDRDTILADWAATHAEGTACVIGDPTFDATSGTGNIATGPQRFDVRSLSPEHAKGLEFDLVILVDPAEFGTGVRGAVDRYVAMTRATLQLVVLTTPDQAPELSR
- a CDS encoding glycosyltransferase produces the protein MRGEMLARAAVWSGTATAVASLALTIDNARRIRRPDHDAAPAPESLTVLLPVRDEVDNVAACLDSIGAAADRWPGPVHIMVLDDESTDGTADVLVDLAVRDRRIEVLSGSPPPPGWLGKAWACEQLSGRVFHDGVLIFVDADVRVAPSAFAASVALLRQTGLDLVSPYPRQIVGGPVERLVQPLLQWSWMSTLPLGLAERSPRPSLSAANGQLLVVDAAAYRRAGGHGAVRDEVLEDIGLLRAIKRSGGRGVVVEGSELATCRMYDGWQEVRGGYGKSLWTAFGSIPGTVAVTALLILGYVVPAVAATRGSPVGALGYLAGVASRAITARRTGGRVWPDAFAHPLSVVAFAALTTDSVVAHRRGRLRWKGRQVSS
- the crtI gene encoding phytoene desaturase family protein — encoded protein: MTGAPKRIVVIGGGVAGLATAALLAEDGHDVEVVEKNEQPGGRAGSWSRDGFRFDTGPSWWLMPDVFDHFFGLLGTTTAEQIDLRRLDPGYRVFFEGHDESIDIMADESVNRALFDAVEPGAGVAFDEYLASARHAYDLAVQRFLYTNFDSPRAFLGRDVLANAPRLAALLVGTLDKHIAARFRDRRLRQILGYPAVFLGSSPDRAPAMYHLMSLLDLADGVRYPDGGFTRLVDALVRLAEQRGVRIRTSTPATAILTESRRPTSPARRRRPAVSGVEVRTPGGGTEIVPADIVVGAADLHHVETRLLPPELQTFPQRWWDRATSGPGAVLVYLGVRGPVPELQHHSLFFTEDWTANFDSIFEKPTRIPTPASLYVCKPSATDGSVAPADHENLFILVPVPADPGLGRGGIDGTGDPLIEQTADHAIEMVARWAGVPDLADRVVVRRTVGPADFVTDLNSWSGGALGPAHTLRQSAFLRAANRSRKVSGLFYAGGSTTPGIGLPMCLISAELVRKRVRGDRSVGPLPVPEAVVSRSGT